One window of Mediterraneibacter butyricigenes genomic DNA carries:
- a CDS encoding helix-turn-helix domain-containing protein, with translation MEVYKHGYSKTLFATLVKQGRMEMHLTQEALAEKLGISAAYLGDLERHKGGPSLELFCKTMQTLNISADDYVYPNQNKNNSTYDQILRLLNQCNDYQLQVILATTTALLDSNPFISNVGTTNDTK, from the coding sequence ATGGAGGTATATAAACATGGATATTCCAAAACATTATTTGCCACTTTAGTAAAACAAGGGCGTATGGAAATGCATTTAACACAAGAAGCTCTTGCTGAAAAACTCGGAATATCGGCGGCTTATCTTGGAGACCTCGAACGCCATAAAGGCGGTCCCAGTCTGGAATTATTTTGTAAAACCATGCAGACTTTAAATATTTCTGCTGATGACTACGTTTATCCAAATCAGAATAAAAATAATTCTACATATGATCAGATTCTTCGGCTCTTAAATCAGTGCAATGATTATCAGTTACAGGTAATTCTTGCAACTACGACAGCTCTGCTAGATTCTAATCCTTTTATTTCTAACGTAGGCACTACTAATGATACAAAATAA
- a CDS encoding 5-methyltetrahydropteroyltriglutamate--homocysteine S-methyltransferase gives MSTPFRYDFVGSFLRPEKLKEARKKYEAGVIDKAQLTEVEDICILDLVKKTKELGYHVITDGEFRRSTWHLDFMWGFEGVEHQKTVEGNTTFDAEAAMIDDTYMTGKISVKHHPFVEHFKFVKALEDENTVAKQTIPSPGQFYAYFTGAQLLQTTLEIYGTEEAFAEDVIKAYGEFVQEIYAAGCRNLQFDDCVWGGMVDAKMAVALTGRSGETLENYKKLLLELNNKVVENAPEDLVINTHVCRGNYHSTFFSSGAYDSVADLLFGEENVNAYYLEYDDERSGGFTPLAKVSGEKKVVLGLVTTKTPKLEDKEKVIARIHEAAKYVPLDRLYLSPQCGFASCEIGNKLTEEEQWAKLKLVKEIAEEVWR, from the coding sequence ATGAGCACACCATTTCGATATGATTTTGTAGGAAGTTTTTTGAGGCCGGAAAAGTTAAAAGAGGCAAGAAAGAAGTATGAAGCAGGAGTAATCGACAAAGCGCAACTGACCGAAGTGGAAGATATATGTATTTTGGATCTGGTAAAGAAGACTAAGGAATTAGGCTACCATGTGATTACAGACGGAGAATTCCGAAGATCCACCTGGCATCTGGATTTTATGTGGGGATTTGAAGGAGTTGAACATCAGAAGACGGTGGAGGGAAATACCACGTTTGATGCGGAAGCAGCCATGATCGATGATACTTATATGACCGGAAAGATTTCTGTGAAACATCATCCGTTTGTAGAGCATTTTAAATTTGTGAAAGCACTGGAAGATGAAAATACCGTGGCAAAACAGACCATTCCTTCTCCGGGGCAGTTCTATGCATATTTTACAGGAGCACAGCTTTTGCAGACAACGTTGGAGATTTATGGAACAGAAGAGGCGTTTGCAGAGGATGTGATCAAAGCATACGGAGAATTCGTACAGGAAATTTATGCGGCAGGTTGCAGAAATCTTCAGTTTGATGATTGCGTATGGGGAGGCATGGTGGATGCAAAAATGGCAGTGGCACTGACCGGAAGGAGTGGAGAGACACTTGAAAATTATAAGAAGCTTCTGCTAGAATTGAACAATAAAGTTGTAGAGAATGCACCGGAAGATTTGGTCATTAATACCCATGTGTGCAGAGGGAACTATCATTCCACTTTCTTCAGCTCCGGAGCCTATGATTCCGTGGCGGATCTGCTCTTTGGAGAAGAAAATGTCAATGCCTATTACCTGGAGTATGATGATGAGAGATCCGGCGGTTTTACACCGCTTGCAAAAGTAAGTGGAGAGAAGAAAGTGGTACTTGGACTTGTCACAACCAAGACACCAAAGCTGGAAGATAAGGAAAAAGTGATTGCAAGAATCCATGAAGCGGCAAAATATGTTCCGCTAGATCGACTGTACTTAAGTCCTCAGTGTGGATTTGCATCCTGTGAGATCGGAAACAAATTGACGGAAGAAGAACAGTGGGCTAAATTAAAACTGGTCAAAGAGATCGCAGAAGAAGTCTGGAGATAA
- a CDS encoding flavodoxin domain-containing protein: MEAVVYTSNTGSTEHYAKLLGYELSVSVYSTEEAGNKLPAGTEIIYLGWIMAGKIQGYGLARKKYKICAVCAVGMGQTGTQRKEIREKNSIPGKIPVFTLQGNFNVEKLHGMYKMMMSIMVKTAGKALEKKTDRTPEEEDILDMMLHGGERVRIQNLQGVISWYNGKR; the protein is encoded by the coding sequence ATGGAAGCAGTTGTTTATACATCAAATACAGGAAGTACCGAACATTATGCAAAATTATTAGGATATGAATTGAGTGTCTCTGTGTATAGTACAGAAGAAGCTGGAAATAAGTTACCAGCGGGTACTGAAATTATTTATCTTGGATGGATCATGGCAGGAAAGATACAGGGTTATGGCTTGGCAAGAAAAAAATATAAGATTTGTGCAGTATGTGCAGTTGGAATGGGACAGACGGGAACACAGCGAAAGGAAATACGGGAAAAGAACAGTATTCCTGGAAAGATTCCTGTATTTACATTGCAGGGAAATTTTAATGTAGAAAAACTTCATGGAATGTACAAAATGATGATGAGCATTATGGTAAAAACAGCAGGAAAAGCTCTGGAGAAGAAAACAGATCGAACTCCGGAAGAGGAGGATATACTGGATATGATGCTGCATGGTGGCGAACGTGTCAGGATACAGAACCTGCAGGGCGTGATTAGTTGGTACAACGGTAAAAGATGA
- a CDS encoding RNA polymerase sigma factor, with protein MEGRQPKRRKDKYNPYEIYEKDGKYYVSFHNGEKEYKDLEIGKNVYEAFNTFELQDVSHMNVVDRHLEQSEIWDSSLYERVFQKEEGVEDTVLNKLEAERLHSAIQQLSEIQRRRLMKYYFEDKNYEQIAQEEGCSFQMVAKSVKAAIRNLKKILR; from the coding sequence ATGGAAGGCAGACAGCCAAAAAGAAGAAAAGATAAATACAACCCATATGAAATCTATGAGAAGGACGGAAAATATTATGTTTCATTTCATAATGGTGAAAAAGAGTACAAGGATTTGGAAATAGGAAAGAATGTATATGAAGCTTTTAATACGTTTGAATTGCAGGATGTGTCGCATATGAATGTTGTGGACAGGCATTTGGAACAGTCAGAAATCTGGGATTCCAGTTTATATGAACGGGTATTTCAGAAAGAGGAAGGTGTAGAGGATACTGTTCTGAATAAACTGGAAGCGGAACGGTTACATAGTGCAATCCAGCAGTTGTCGGAAATTCAGAGAAGACGATTGATGAAGTATTATTTTGAAGATAAGAATTATGAGCAGATTGCACAGGAAGAAGGCTGCTCTTTTCAGATGGTAGCAAAGTCTGTAAAAGCAGCAATCAGAAATTTGAAAAAGATTTTGAGATAG
- a CDS encoding BlaR1 family beta-lactam sensor/signal transducer, with protein sequence MTYFSFRFLLCNAIICIFLGILLGLKRLLQNQLSARMQYNLSIIFLVVLIVPFFPIKSAPSSISWGHLLMPNSNTNGDIQTTFLSGNSYTLNKINDFAVSVSTQIPTFIHSLLVFFWSIGVFVMFVLLYRSAKQVKALHSSALPLQNEVINTLYIDCLNETNSKNTIPIYSTAFLKSPVLAGFLRPRIYLPIHLISDFNAGTISATDLRYMLLHELQHYKHRDILVGYLINTANVFYWFNPLIGYFLKRIRQERELACDAAVLQLLKETEYTSYGNTLINFAETIALTPFPLTMGISGNAKQLKGRILNIASFRKPTFTQKIRGYLICIFVSTVIIGCVPLLSVYASDQTGYHFDTTRKNITQLNLSSNFGNYTGSFVLYDQATDKWNIYNIDNASTRIPPNSTYKIYDALLGLESGIITPEHSTFTWNGEPCPFESWESDQDLTSAMHNSVNWYFQAIDSQAGFQSVKTFLQTINYGNQNTGTNLNLYWTDFSLKISPIEQVELLQNFYQNNFHFDRKNIQAVKNALLLSTTSSGSLYGKTGTGRVNGKDVNGWFVGYIESDNNTYYFATNIQAPSNATGSQATEITETILSDFGIWK encoded by the coding sequence TTGACATATTTTAGCTTTCGTTTTTTACTCTGTAATGCCATCATCTGTATTTTTTTAGGCATTTTACTGGGATTAAAAAGATTATTACAAAATCAATTATCCGCACGTATGCAATATAATCTTTCGATTATATTTCTTGTCGTTCTAATTGTTCCTTTTTTTCCAATAAAGTCTGCCCCATCTTCTATATCATGGGGACATTTACTAATGCCAAATTCAAATACCAATGGTGACATTCAAACCACTTTTCTTTCTGGTAATAGTTATACTTTGAATAAAATAAATGATTTTGCTGTCTCGGTCAGCACCCAAATTCCAACTTTTATTCACTCATTACTTGTATTTTTCTGGAGCATCGGTGTTTTCGTAATGTTTGTTCTTCTCTACCGTTCGGCAAAACAAGTAAAAGCCTTACATAGTTCTGCCTTACCTCTTCAAAACGAAGTAATAAACACTCTTTATATAGATTGTTTAAACGAAACGAACAGCAAGAACACAATCCCAATTTATAGTACAGCATTTTTGAAATCTCCTGTTTTAGCTGGTTTCCTACGTCCTCGCATTTATCTTCCAATTCACCTGATTTCAGATTTTAATGCCGGAACTATAAGCGCAACGGATCTTCGATATATGCTTCTGCACGAACTACAACACTACAAGCATAGAGATATTCTAGTTGGATATCTGATAAACACAGCAAATGTTTTCTACTGGTTCAATCCTTTGATCGGGTATTTTCTGAAAAGAATACGACAGGAACGAGAACTTGCCTGTGACGCTGCTGTATTGCAATTATTGAAAGAAACAGAATACACGTCATATGGAAATACACTGATTAACTTTGCCGAAACAATAGCTCTGACTCCATTTCCTCTTACTATGGGAATCAGTGGAAATGCAAAGCAGTTAAAAGGACGTATTTTAAATATTGCATCATTCCGCAAGCCTACTTTTACACAAAAAATTCGTGGATACCTTATATGCATATTTGTCTCTACTGTCATCATTGGATGTGTTCCATTACTTTCTGTTTATGCTTCCGATCAGACTGGCTATCATTTTGATACAACAAGAAAGAATATTACTCAGCTAAATCTTTCTTCCAATTTTGGAAACTACACCGGAAGCTTTGTTCTATATGATCAGGCTACTGATAAGTGGAATATTTATAATATAGATAACGCTTCCACACGTATACCACCGAATTCAACTTATAAAATATACGATGCATTACTTGGCCTGGAATCTGGAATCATTACACCGGAACATTCCACTTTCACATGGAATGGAGAACCCTGTCCTTTTGAATCTTGGGAATCTGATCAAGATTTGACCTCGGCTATGCATAATTCCGTGAACTGGTATTTTCAGGCAATTGATTCACAGGCAGGTTTTCAATCCGTAAAGACATTTTTACAGACAATAAACTATGGTAATCAGAATACTGGAACAAACTTAAATCTCTATTGGACAGATTTTTCTCTGAAAATCTCTCCAATAGAACAAGTAGAATTACTACAGAATTTCTACCAAAATAATTTTCATTTTGATAGAAAAAATATACAAGCAGTAAAAAATGCCCTGTTACTTTCCACTACCTCTTCTGGTTCTCTTTACGGAAAAACCGGAACCGGACGTGTCAATGGTAAAGATGTCAATGGCTGGTTTGTCGGATACATTGAATCAGATAATAATACTTACTACTTTGCTACAAATATTCAAGCTCCTTCCAACGCAACCGGAAGTCAGGCTACTGAAATAACCGAAACTATACTTTCTGATTTTGGTATTTGGAAATAA
- a CDS encoding TrkH family potassium uptake protein — translation MRQEKKQNIRWNTMQILALGFLGVILTGAVLLWMPVCNEKPISFLDALFTSTTSVCVTGLVTIVPKYQFTIVGKAVLLLLIQIGGLGIIACVTAFFMLMRRKITLKERIVIQETYNMDSLGGLVRMVRKLLLGTLVVEGMGAVLYAIQFVPEFGLLKGIWYGIFHSISAFCNAGIDILGEDSLAKYVTNPLINITTMLLITLGGIGFTVWYDVIDNGKRIYRQEVPRKWWFTRLRLHTKVALVTSLVLFLSGTILTFILEYNNPATIGNLSIGQKFLASAFQSVTTRTAGFFTFSQVGMHEETGFLHTILMFIGGSPGGTAGGLKTTTFAMLFLALLTMLRGGHDIECFGRKIDEENFRVGFVAIMLALGIYITGTITIAVIEPDAVSFQRIMYEAASALGTVGLTADLTTRLHTGSKIVLMILMYIGRVGPMTIALLFAERVRLKEKLRSLPSERIIIG, via the coding sequence ATGAGACAAGAGAAAAAACAAAATATCAGATGGAATACCATGCAGATTCTGGCACTTGGATTCCTCGGTGTGATCTTGACAGGTGCTGTGCTTTTGTGGATGCCGGTTTGTAATGAAAAACCAATCAGTTTTCTGGATGCACTATTCACATCGACAACATCCGTCTGCGTGACGGGACTGGTTACAATCGTTCCGAAGTATCAGTTTACAATCGTTGGGAAAGCGGTGCTCCTCCTGCTGATCCAGATCGGAGGTCTTGGAATCATTGCCTGTGTGACGGCATTCTTTATGCTGATGCGCAGAAAGATTACGTTGAAAGAACGTATCGTAATTCAGGAGACCTATAATATGGATTCTCTTGGCGGACTGGTAAGAATGGTCAGAAAGTTACTTCTGGGAACGCTGGTTGTCGAAGGTATGGGCGCGGTATTGTATGCAATTCAGTTCGTGCCGGAATTTGGTCTGCTAAAAGGAATCTGGTATGGCATCTTTCATTCTATATCTGCATTCTGCAATGCCGGAATTGATATTCTCGGAGAAGACAGTCTTGCAAAATATGTGACAAATCCGTTGATTAATATTACGACCATGCTGCTGATCACACTTGGTGGAATCGGATTTACCGTGTGGTACGATGTGATTGACAATGGCAAAAGAATTTATCGACAGGAAGTACCTCGAAAATGGTGGTTTACCAGACTGAGGCTTCATACAAAGGTTGCATTGGTTACTTCACTGGTACTTTTCTTATCCGGAACGATTCTGACATTTATATTGGAATATAATAATCCGGCTACAATTGGGAATTTAAGCATCGGACAGAAGTTTCTGGCGTCTGCGTTCCAGTCAGTCACGACAAGAACAGCAGGTTTTTTTACATTCTCACAGGTAGGTATGCATGAGGAAACCGGATTTCTGCATACGATTCTGATGTTTATCGGAGGTTCACCGGGAGGAACGGCAGGCGGGCTTAAGACGACGACATTTGCGATGCTGTTCCTGGCGCTTCTCACGATGCTGCGTGGCGGACATGATATCGAATGCTTTGGAAGAAAGATTGATGAGGAGAATTTTCGCGTTGGCTTCGTTGCGATTATGCTGGCTCTTGGTATATACATCACCGGAACCATTACGATTGCGGTGATTGAACCGGATGCCGTTTCCTTCCAGAGGATTATGTATGAGGCAGCGTCAGCACTTGGTACAGTGGGACTGACAGCGGATCTTACGACCAGGCTGCATACAGGCAGTAAGATCGTATTGATGATTTTGATGTATATCGGGCGAGTGGGTCCGATGACAATCGCACTTTTATTTGCAGAGAGGGTCAGGCTGAAAGAAAAGTTGAGATCGCTTCCGTCAGAGAGGATAATAATCGGATAA
- a CDS encoding helix-turn-helix domain-containing protein, with translation MFAQNGYETVSVSRIAGELGMTKGALYRRYQNKREIRSDRQENGTEGQ, from the coding sequence TTGTTTGCACAAAATGGATATGAAACTGTATCGGTCAGCCGGATTGCGGGAGAGCTTGGCATGACAAAAGGTGCTTTATATCGGCGTTATCAGAATAAGAGAGAGATTCGATCAGATCGTCAAGAGAATGGAACAGAGGGACAGTGA
- a CDS encoding type II toxin-antitoxin system PemK/MazF family toxin, whose amino-acid sequence MEDRNVRRGDIYHADLDPVFGSEQGGYRPVLVIQNNIGNKYSPTVIVAAITSKEKMKLPTHIAVPEIEGLEKDSVVLLEQLRTLDKRRLENYVCTLDRTEMEKINKAIRRSTGIPKIIEKPLVVSLCRVCAGNFYDVPGHYIRRVNPEQRYKDTCMFCNVRKGYDYYIGKKKV is encoded by the coding sequence ATGGAAGATAGAAACGTCAGGCGTGGGGATATTTATCACGCCGACCTTGATCCTGTATTTGGAAGTGAACAGGGCGGTTATCGTCCGGTGCTGGTGATTCAGAATAATATAGGAAATAAATACAGTCCGACAGTGATCGTGGCAGCAATTACTAGTAAAGAAAAAATGAAACTGCCGACACACATTGCAGTCCCGGAAATAGAAGGGTTAGAAAAAGATTCTGTAGTGCTGTTGGAGCAGCTTAGAACTTTAGATAAAAGACGGTTGGAAAATTATGTGTGTACCTTAGACCGCACTGAAATGGAGAAAATCAATAAAGCAATCAGGAGAAGTACCGGGATACCGAAGATAATTGAAAAACCGTTAGTCGTGAGCCTGTGCAGAGTATGTGCAGGCAATTTTTATGATGTGCCGGGACATTATATCCGGCGAGTGAATCCAGAACAGCGATATAAGGATACATGTATGTTTTGCAATGTCAGAAAAGGATATGACTATTATATAGGAAAGAAGAAAGTGTGA
- a CDS encoding BlaI/MecI/CopY family transcriptional regulator, which translates to MSNLPQITEAEFEVMKIVWKYAPISTNEITEKLTQTSSWSPKTIQTLIKRLVSKKALTYEKQSRVFVYTPLVKEEEYIRQESNSFLKRYYNGNITSMLASYIEDDKLSEEDITALRNLLSNH; encoded by the coding sequence ATGAGCAATTTGCCTCAAATTACAGAAGCTGAATTTGAAGTTATGAAAATCGTTTGGAAATACGCGCCAATCAGCACAAATGAAATTACTGAAAAATTAACACAAACTTCCAGTTGGAGTCCTAAAACAATTCAGACATTGATCAAACGTCTCGTTTCTAAAAAGGCTTTAACTTATGAAAAACAAAGCCGGGTTTTCGTCTATACTCCATTAGTCAAAGAAGAGGAATATATTCGGCAGGAAAGTAATTCTTTTTTAAAACGATACTATAATGGTAATATCACTTCTATGCTTGCCTCTTACATTGAGGACGATAAATTATCTGAAGAAGACATTACTGCCTTACGGAATCTTCTTTCCAATCATTAA
- a CDS encoding potassium channel family protein — MNKQYAVFGIGRFGESVAMELQSLGCEVIAIDKDMDRVEHIADSISYAMQADFSDADFLRSLGTRNLDGVVIAESVDLESSIMATVICKEIGVPYVVVKAKSERHAEILKKIGADAVISPEKEMGIKLARNLMKANFTDWIALSQDYSIAESRVPKKWLGKSLKELDIRKEYGVSVVGLKENSRVEVNPDPDEKLNENMILILIGANKELQKI; from the coding sequence ATGAATAAACAGTATGCAGTATTTGGAATAGGAAGGTTTGGAGAAAGTGTTGCAATGGAATTGCAGAGCCTTGGCTGTGAAGTAATTGCGATAGATAAGGATATGGACAGAGTAGAACATATTGCGGATTCGATATCTTATGCCATGCAGGCGGATTTCAGTGATGCGGATTTCCTGAGATCTCTGGGAACCCGTAACTTAGACGGTGTAGTAATTGCTGAGTCTGTAGATCTGGAATCGAGTATTATGGCGACGGTCATCTGCAAGGAGATTGGGGTCCCATATGTAGTGGTAAAAGCCAAGAGTGAAAGACATGCGGAGATTCTGAAAAAGATCGGAGCAGATGCGGTGATCTCTCCTGAGAAGGAAATGGGCATAAAGCTTGCAAGGAATCTGATGAAAGCAAACTTTACCGATTGGATCGCATTATCACAGGATTACAGTATTGCAGAATCCAGGGTTCCGAAAAAGTGGCTTGGAAAGAGTCTGAAAGAGCTGGATATACGTAAGGAATATGGAGTGAGCGTGGTAGGGCTCAAGGAGAACAGCCGGGTGGAGGTTAATCCTGATCCGGATGAAAAGTTGAATGAAAACATGATTTTGATCTTGATAGGTGCGAATAAAGAGCTACAGAAGATATAA
- a CDS encoding winged helix-turn-helix domain-containing protein, whose protein sequence is MRKVVVVTFTDDEEDELNELLYFLNHKGRTDMKGSRGKVLDYEDLKINAVYRSVECQGEQVRLTNYEFEILYLLARNPGQVFSKEQIYTRVWKEPYYGAEDNVMGIIRRIRKKIEPDSAKPRYILNVWGMGYKFNGELMK, encoded by the coding sequence ATGAGGAAGGTAGTGGTTGTAACATTTACCGATGATGAAGAAGACGAATTGAATGAATTATTATATTTTCTTAATCACAAAGGTCGCACAGATATGAAAGGTTCAAGAGGAAAGGTACTTGATTATGAAGATTTAAAAATAAACGCTGTGTATCGTTCGGTTGAATGCCAAGGTGAGCAAGTAAGATTAACAAATTATGAATTTGAAATTTTATATTTGCTTGCAAGAAATCCAGGACAAGTTTTTTCGAAGGAACAAATATATACACGAGTCTGGAAAGAACCATATTATGGGGCAGAAGATAATGTTATGGGCATAATTCGGAGAATCAGAAAAAAGATTGAGCCAGATTCTGCAAAACCAAGATACATTTTAAATGTATGGGGAATGGGATATAAATTTAATGGTGAATTGATGAAATGA
- a CDS encoding tyrosine-type recombinase/integrase, translating into MAKALPRGVREKNGSYEARAVVNGIRINLYGTDLNELMEEFEKAKENARDTLDYRKTRITLNEWFEEWFSEVKQHRVKETSIAPMKNNFKRTFGFYIGSMKLKDIKPLDVQRALNAMEQNQVSHSAMREALGRLRECLDFALGNQLIKVNPCLIVEVPWTFKQSKEEIALTQEEQDNFLSEMEDSWYKEMFYFMCLTGVRVGELGGMKWSDIDFKKKVVHVRRSLSCSYYNGEKRMMLVTPKTVNSIREIPFLGEMEEILKAQKKKQNKLKEELGSRWRSTDDLKDLVFTTGMGSPCVRYVVEKEIKKALKRMSEKEGVLAVQENREPREIRDFHPHSLRHTFATRCFEKKMEPKVVQRLMGHSSISITLNIYTHVLDNIMEEEIKKFGVAKTQTPEEYYNEEIRRARISAMSHC; encoded by the coding sequence ATGGCAAAAGCATTACCAAGAGGAGTTAGAGAGAAGAACGGTTCATATGAAGCAAGAGCGGTTGTAAATGGAATTAGAATCAATTTATATGGAACAGATCTAAATGAACTGATGGAAGAATTTGAAAAGGCAAAAGAAAATGCCAGGGATACATTGGATTATAGAAAAACAAGAATCACATTGAATGAGTGGTTTGAAGAATGGTTTTCAGAGGTAAAGCAACACCGGGTGAAGGAAACGAGTATTGCACCGATGAAAAATAATTTCAAAAGAACATTTGGCTTTTATATTGGTTCAATGAAGTTGAAAGATATTAAACCGTTGGATGTTCAGAGAGCATTAAATGCAATGGAACAGAATCAGGTATCGCACAGTGCAATGCGAGAAGCATTGGGGCGTTTAAGAGAATGCTTAGATTTTGCATTAGGAAACCAATTGATTAAAGTAAATCCATGTTTGATTGTAGAAGTACCATGGACATTTAAACAATCAAAAGAAGAAATTGCATTAACCCAGGAAGAACAGGACAATTTTCTGAGTGAGATGGAGGATAGCTGGTATAAAGAAATGTTTTATTTCATGTGTCTGACAGGTGTCCGAGTTGGAGAACTTGGTGGAATGAAATGGAGCGATATAGATTTTAAAAAGAAAGTAGTTCACGTCAGACGTTCCTTGAGTTGTAGTTATTATAATGGAGAAAAGAGAATGATGCTTGTAACTCCTAAAACGGTAAATTCAATCAGAGAGATTCCGTTTTTAGGAGAAATGGAAGAAATATTAAAAGCTCAGAAGAAAAAACAGAATAAGCTAAAAGAGGAACTGGGCAGTCGCTGGAGAAGTACGGATGATTTAAAAGATTTGGTTTTTACAACAGGTATGGGAAGTCCTTGTGTCAGATATGTTGTAGAAAAAGAAATTAAAAAGGCTTTAAAAAGAATGAGCGAAAAAGAAGGAGTTCTGGCAGTACAGGAAAATAGAGAACCCAGAGAAATCAGGGACTTTCACCCACATAGTTTACGGCATACTTTTGCTACAAGATGCTTTGAAAAGAAAATGGAACCGAAGGTTGTCCAGAGGTTGATGGGACATTCGAGTATCAGCATTACATTAAACATTTATACACATGTCTTGGATAATATAATGGAAGAAGAAATTAAGAAATTTGGAGTGGCGAAGACGCAGACACCGGAAGAATATTATAATGAAGAAATTCGAAGAGCTAGAATTTCGGCTATGAGTCACTGCTGA
- a CDS encoding excisionase has translation MEQEKVLLNVEETAAYLNLGMTKTRELMKENEKIFVVRIGNRNYAHKLLLDKWLLAQVRQ, from the coding sequence ATGGAGCAAGAAAAGGTACTATTGAATGTAGAAGAAACGGCAGCTTACTTGAATCTTGGGATGACGAAAACCAGAGAATTGATGAAGGAAAATGAAAAAATATTTGTTGTCAGAATTGGCAATCGCAATTATGCACATAAGCTCTTACTGGATAAATGGCTGTTGGCACAGGTTAGACAATAA
- the rfbD gene encoding dTDP-4-dehydrorhamnose reductase, translating into MLKIWIAGSAGQMGQALNDTLDPLEMEVFNTDLQELDITRTDEVLNFATLNRPDVIINCAAVTDIQICEDEPEKAYRINALGARNLSIAARKVGAKMVQLSTDDVFDGQRGVAYTEFDEARPQTVYGKSKKAGEEYVKEFTEKHFIVRSNWVYGKGKNFVNKILELADERESLAVASDQFASPTSAKDLARLILFLIQTNEYGTYHATCKGVCNRYEFAKEILRLAGKDMKMESVPTRMSELSSSRPAFAALDNFILRIIDVYEMPSWQESLVEYMEERAE; encoded by the coding sequence ATGTTAAAAATTTGGATTGCAGGATCGGCAGGTCAGATGGGACAGGCATTAAATGACACGCTGGATCCGTTGGAAATGGAAGTGTTTAATACCGATTTACAGGAATTGGATATCACCAGGACCGATGAGGTTCTGAATTTCGCAACGCTGAACCGACCGGATGTGATTATCAACTGTGCGGCTGTTACAGATATTCAGATCTGTGAAGATGAGCCGGAAAAGGCTTATCGAATCAATGCACTGGGGGCAAGAAACTTAAGCATTGCGGCAAGAAAAGTGGGAGCGAAAATGGTACAGCTTTCTACTGATGATGTGTTTGACGGTCAGAGGGGTGTGGCTTATACGGAATTTGACGAAGCACGTCCTCAGACGGTGTACGGAAAATCCAAAAAAGCAGGAGAAGAGTACGTCAAGGAATTTACAGAAAAGCATTTTATCGTGAGAAGTAACTGGGTATACGGAAAAGGAAAAAACTTTGTAAATAAGATTCTGGAGCTGGCAGATGAGAGAGAGTCTCTGGCGGTGGCTTCCGATCAGTTTGCCTCTCCGACCAGCGCAAAGGATCTGGCACGTCTGATTTTATTTCTGATTCAGACCAATGAATATGGAACCTATCATGCGACTTGTAAGGGTGTGTGCAATCGGTATGAATTCGCAAAAGAGATCTTACGCCTGGCAGGCAAAGATATGAAAATGGAATCTGTTCCGACCAGAATGTCTGAACTTTCTTCTTCCAGACCGGCTTTTGCGGCACTGGATAATTTTATCCTTCGGATTATCGATGTTTATGAGATGCCGAGCTGGCAAGAATCTCTGGTAGAATATATGGAAGAAAGGGCGGAGTAA